The Mycobacterium paragordonae genome includes a region encoding these proteins:
- a CDS encoding patatin-like phospholipase family protein — translation MTSRRALVLAGGGVAGIAWETGILRGIADESPLAAQRLVESDVLVGTSAGSTVAAQISSGCSLDALFDRQVAETSAEMNPGVDIDAITELFLDALREPRAPGGDRTRGRLQRIGAVALGTDTVPESVRREVIAQRLPSHEWPDRAVRIVAIDTATGELVVFDRSSGVALVDAVAASCAVPGAWPPVTIAGRRYMDGGVNSAVNVDVADDCDVAVVLVPAGADTPSPFGPGPAGEIAAFAGETCSIFADEESLAAFGANPLDPRCRIGSARAGRAQGRREAGAVARFLGV, via the coding sequence ATGACGTCCCGACGGGCGCTGGTTCTGGCCGGTGGTGGAGTGGCGGGAATCGCCTGGGAGACAGGCATTCTGCGCGGCATAGCCGACGAGTCGCCGTTGGCCGCCCAACGGTTGGTGGAATCCGATGTCCTGGTCGGGACGTCCGCGGGTTCGACGGTCGCGGCGCAGATCAGCAGTGGCTGTTCGCTGGACGCGCTGTTCGACCGGCAGGTCGCCGAGACTTCTGCCGAGATGAACCCCGGCGTCGACATCGATGCGATCACCGAACTGTTTCTGGACGCGCTACGCGAACCGCGGGCTCCCGGCGGGGACAGAACACGCGGGCGACTACAACGGATCGGTGCCGTGGCGCTGGGTACCGACACCGTCCCGGAATCCGTCCGGCGCGAGGTGATCGCTCAACGCCTGCCCTCGCACGAGTGGCCGGACCGTGCCGTGCGGATCGTCGCAATCGACACGGCGACAGGCGAATTGGTAGTTTTCGATCGGTCCTCGGGGGTCGCGCTGGTTGACGCGGTGGCGGCCAGTTGCGCCGTGCCCGGGGCGTGGCCGCCGGTGACGATCGCGGGCCGGCGGTACATGGACGGCGGCGTCAACAGCGCGGTGAATGTCGATGTTGCCGACGACTGTGACGTCGCCGTGGTGCTGGTGCCCGCGGGCGCCGATACGCCGTCGCCCTTCGGTCCCGGGCCCGCTGGTGAGATCGCGGCGTTCGCCGGGGAGACCTGCAGCATCTTCGCCGACGAGGAATCACTCGCGGCGTTCGGCGCGAATCCGCTGGATCCGCGCTGCCGGATCGGCTCCGCCCGGGCCGGGCGTGCGCAGGGTCGCCGGGAAGCCGGCGCCGTGGCGCGCTTCCTCGGCGTCTGA
- a CDS encoding fatty acid--CoA ligase codes for MYSTMQEYPLTITAIMRHGCGVHGLREVITATGDGYRRITYRELGQQAAQLANALRGLGVSGDQRVATFMWNNAEHLATYLAVPSMGAVLHTLNIRLFPHQIAYVANEAEDQVVLVDMSLAKLLAPVLPELETVHTVVAVGDGDIAALQETGKTVVRYHELIEGESTEFDWPTVEENSAAAMCYTSGTTGNPKGVVYSHRSSFLHSMAACTVNGIGVGSSDRVLPIVPMFHANAWGLPYAALMAGADLVLPDRHLDARSLIDMVETLRPTRAGAVPTIWNDVMHYLEKEPGHDMSSLKMVACGGSAVPESLMRTFEDKHGVQIRQLWGMTETSPLATMAWPPPGTPDDQHWAFRVTQGQPVCGVETRIVDDDGKVLPNDGKAVGEVEVRGPWITGAYYKGYDESKFDSGWLRTGDVGRIDEQGFITLTDRAKDVIKSGGEWISSVELENCLIGHPDVVEAAVVGVPDERWDERPLAVVVAREGAEVSAGELRKFLGDKVVRWWLPERWAFTDEVPRTSVGKYDKKTIRSRYTDGDYEVLEVHD; via the coding sequence ATGTACAGCACGATGCAGGAATATCCGCTGACGATCACCGCGATCATGCGGCACGGGTGCGGTGTTCACGGTCTGCGCGAGGTCATCACCGCGACCGGTGACGGCTACCGGCGCATCACGTATCGGGAACTGGGTCAACAGGCCGCGCAACTGGCGAACGCGTTGCGCGGCCTGGGCGTATCCGGCGATCAGCGCGTCGCGACCTTCATGTGGAACAACGCCGAGCACCTGGCGACCTACCTGGCGGTTCCCTCGATGGGCGCCGTTCTGCACACCCTCAACATCCGGTTGTTTCCGCACCAAATCGCCTACGTGGCCAATGAAGCCGAGGACCAGGTGGTGCTGGTCGACATGTCGCTGGCCAAGCTGCTCGCGCCGGTGCTGCCCGAACTGGAGACCGTGCACACCGTGGTCGCGGTCGGCGACGGCGACATCGCGGCGCTGCAGGAGACCGGCAAGACGGTGGTGCGCTACCACGAGCTGATCGAAGGCGAATCGACCGAATTCGACTGGCCGACCGTCGAGGAGAATTCCGCGGCCGCCATGTGCTACACCAGCGGCACCACCGGGAATCCCAAAGGTGTTGTGTACAGCCATCGTTCGAGCTTTCTGCACTCTATGGCGGCCTGCACCGTCAACGGCATCGGGGTGGGATCCAGCGATCGGGTGTTACCGATCGTGCCGATGTTCCACGCCAACGCCTGGGGTCTGCCGTACGCGGCCCTGATGGCCGGCGCCGATCTGGTGCTGCCCGACCGTCATCTGGACGCTCGGTCGCTGATCGACATGGTGGAGACGCTGCGTCCCACCCGGGCCGGTGCGGTGCCGACCATCTGGAACGACGTCATGCACTACCTGGAAAAGGAACCGGGTCATGACATGTCGTCGCTGAAGATGGTGGCGTGTGGCGGCTCGGCGGTTCCGGAATCGCTGATGCGCACCTTCGAGGACAAGCACGGCGTTCAGATCCGGCAGCTGTGGGGGATGACGGAGACCTCGCCGCTGGCCACCATGGCCTGGCCGCCGCCGGGCACCCCGGACGACCAGCACTGGGCATTCCGGGTGACGCAAGGGCAGCCGGTGTGTGGCGTGGAGACCCGGATCGTCGACGACGACGGCAAGGTACTGCCCAACGACGGCAAGGCCGTGGGGGAGGTGGAGGTTCGGGGGCCTTGGATCACCGGGGCCTACTACAAGGGGTACGACGAGTCGAAGTTCGACTCCGGCTGGCTGCGCACCGGCGACGTGGGCCGCATCGACGAACAGGGTTTCATCACGCTGACCGACCGCGCCAAGGACGTGATCAAGTCCGGCGGAGAGTGGATCTCCTCGGTGGAGCTGGAGAACTGCCTGATCGGCCATCCCGACGTGGTCGAGGCGGCCGTCGTCGGCGTGCCCGACGAGCGCTGGGACGAACGCCCGCTGGCCGTCGTCGTCGCCCGGGAGGGCGCCGAGGTCAGTGCCGGCGAATTGCGGAAATTCCTGGGGGACAAGGTAGTTCGGTGGTGGCTGCCCGAGCGGTGGGCATTCACCGACGAGGTGCCGCGCACCAGCGTGGGGAAGTACGACAAGAAGACTATCCGGTCGCGCTACACCGACGGCGACTACGAGGTCTTGGAAGTACACGACTGA
- a CDS encoding dihydrodipicolinate reductase codes for MSLRVVQWATGSVGVAAIKGVLEHPELELAGCWVHSAAKNGKDVGEIISGPALGVIATNDIDDILRLDADAVIYAPLLPSLDEVAALLRSGKNVVTPLGWFYPTEKEAAPLEVAAQAGNSTLHGAGIGPGAATELFPLLLSVMSTGVTFVRAEEFSDLRTYGAPDVLRYVMGFGGTPDSALTGPMQKLLNGGFFQSVRLCVDKLGFAANPEIRPSQEVAVATAPIDSPIGVIEPGQVAGRRFHWEALVGDTPVVQITVNWLMGEENLDPDWSFGPAGERYEIEVRGNPDTFVTIKGWQPESVQAGLESNPGIVATAAHCVNAVPATCAAPAGIQSFFDLPLITGRAAPRLSRESRGV; via the coding sequence ATGAGCCTGCGGGTGGTGCAGTGGGCGACCGGATCGGTCGGAGTGGCCGCCATCAAAGGCGTGCTCGAGCATCCCGAGCTTGAACTCGCCGGCTGCTGGGTGCACTCAGCGGCCAAGAACGGCAAGGATGTCGGCGAGATCATCAGCGGCCCGGCGCTGGGTGTCATCGCGACCAACGACATCGATGACATCCTGAGACTCGATGCCGACGCGGTGATCTACGCGCCGTTGCTGCCCAGTCTCGACGAAGTGGCAGCGCTGCTGCGCTCGGGCAAGAACGTCGTCACCCCGCTCGGCTGGTTCTACCCGACCGAAAAAGAAGCCGCGCCACTGGAAGTCGCCGCCCAGGCCGGCAACAGTACGCTGCACGGTGCCGGGATCGGGCCCGGTGCCGCTACCGAACTGTTCCCGCTGCTGCTGTCGGTGATGTCCACCGGCGTGACTTTCGTTCGCGCCGAAGAGTTTTCCGACCTACGCACGTATGGCGCTCCGGACGTGCTGCGCTACGTGATGGGATTCGGCGGCACCCCGGACAGCGCGCTGACCGGGCCCATGCAGAAGTTGCTCAACGGCGGCTTCTTCCAATCGGTGCGGCTGTGCGTCGACAAACTTGGCTTCGCCGCCAACCCGGAGATCCGCCCCTCGCAGGAAGTGGCCGTCGCGACGGCGCCGATCGACTCACCGATCGGGGTGATCGAGCCCGGGCAGGTGGCGGGACGGCGCTTTCACTGGGAGGCGCTCGTCGGCGATACCCCGGTCGTCCAGATCACCGTGAACTGGTTGATGGGCGAGGAAAACCTGGACCCTGATTGGTCTTTCGGACCCGCGGGGGAGCGGTACGAGATCGAGGTGCGGGGAAACCCGGACACGTTCGTCACGATCAAGGGATGGCAGCCTGAGAGCGTGCAGGCCGGGCTCGAGAGCAACCCGGGCATCGTCGCGACCGCGGCGCACTGCGTCAACGCGGTGCCGGCGACCTGCGCCGCTCCGGCGGGTATCCAGAGCTTTTTCGATCTGCCGCTGATCACCGGCCGGGCCGCGCCCCGGCTGTCGCGCGAAAGTAGAGGGGTCTGA
- a CDS encoding SRPBCC family protein, with the protein MAKSVVVQQSRAIPISVEDAFTRTMPISLPVICAQWYGIIPPIKEVRDQVGDWDAAGQTRTILMVGGGRVHEQLTSVDPPRSFGYTLSDIQGPLATLVRSVDGVWSFAPAGTGTRVTWQWTLHPKSSASAPLLPVFGKMWKGYARVVLEKLSAQLVTD; encoded by the coding sequence ATGGCGAAGTCGGTTGTGGTCCAGCAGTCACGCGCAATACCAATCTCGGTCGAGGACGCCTTCACCCGGACGATGCCGATATCGCTGCCGGTCATCTGTGCCCAGTGGTACGGGATCATCCCGCCCATCAAGGAGGTGCGGGACCAGGTCGGTGACTGGGACGCGGCGGGCCAAACCCGGACCATCCTGATGGTCGGGGGCGGGCGGGTGCACGAGCAACTGACCAGCGTCGACCCGCCGCGGTCGTTCGGATACACGCTTTCGGACATCCAGGGACCGCTGGCCACGCTGGTGCGCTCGGTGGACGGCGTCTGGTCGTTTGCGCCCGCCGGCACCGGTACCCGGGTGACCTGGCAGTGGACGCTGCATCCGAAGTCGTCGGCGTCGGCGCCGCTGCTGCCGGTGTTCGGGAAGATGTGGAAGGGCTACGCGCGGGTGGTGCTGGAGAAACTGTCCGCGCAACTGGTGACCGACTGA
- a CDS encoding class II glutamine amidotransferase, whose product MCRLFGLHAGTEVVTATFWLLEAPDSLAQQSLKNPDGTGLGVFDEHGRPQLYKEPIAAWRDAAFATEAHRLDGTTFIAHVRYATTGSLDARNTHPFLQDGRIFAHNGMIEGLDVVEDRLRELGTFELVQGQTDSERVFALITAAIRAHDGDVSAGIVDAVSWLAANVPVYAVNILLCMGTRMWALRYPDTHQLFMLDRRVDGVPDFDMSTSRIHAQSETLTERSSVVFATEPMDDDPRWYLLEPGELVYVDAGLNISRSLVLSEPPRHLVRRDDLSQPVFRAQHALPGTRHRP is encoded by the coding sequence ATGTGTCGACTTTTCGGCTTGCATGCCGGCACCGAAGTCGTGACCGCGACGTTCTGGTTGCTGGAAGCACCGGACAGCCTTGCCCAACAGAGCCTGAAGAACCCCGACGGCACGGGGCTGGGAGTGTTCGACGAACACGGCCGCCCGCAGCTGTACAAAGAGCCGATAGCCGCCTGGCGGGACGCGGCTTTCGCCACCGAGGCGCATCGACTCGACGGCACCACGTTCATCGCCCACGTCCGTTATGCGACAACGGGATCGCTCGATGCGCGCAACACCCACCCCTTTCTGCAGGACGGCCGGATCTTCGCGCACAACGGGATGATCGAGGGTCTCGACGTCGTCGAGGACCGGCTTCGGGAACTCGGCACCTTTGAGCTGGTGCAGGGCCAGACCGATTCCGAGCGGGTATTCGCCCTGATCACCGCCGCCATTCGCGCCCACGACGGTGACGTCTCGGCCGGGATCGTCGATGCCGTCAGCTGGCTCGCCGCTAATGTGCCCGTCTACGCCGTCAACATCCTGCTGTGCATGGGCACTCGGATGTGGGCCCTGCGCTACCCGGATACCCATCAGCTGTTCATGCTCGACAGACGGGTGGACGGGGTACCCGATTTCGATATGAGCACCAGCCGGATTCATGCGCAGAGCGAGACGCTCACCGAGAGGTCCTCGGTGGTGTTCGCGACCGAACCGATGGACGACGACCCCCGGTGGTATCTGCTCGAGCCGGGCGAGCTGGTCTATGTCGATGCGGGGCTGAACATCAGCCGCAGTCTGGTGCTCTCCGAGCCGCCCCGGCACCTGGTGCGCCGGGATGATCTGAGTCAGCCGGTCTTTCGTGCTCAGCATGCGCTTCCCGGAACCCGGCACCGGCCATGA
- a CDS encoding ArsR/SmtB family transcription factor, with amino-acid sequence MHTSIAGFSMPSEEQVTRAAETFRMLSDPTRVKVLWALLQGETSVACLAELAQVAPTIVSQHLAKLRLAGLVKTRREGTFVYYSPADQDILRVLSQALTGAGATEIQNQPTSGA; translated from the coding sequence GTGCACACCTCGATTGCCGGCTTCTCGATGCCTTCCGAGGAGCAGGTGACCCGAGCCGCGGAAACCTTCCGCATGCTCAGTGATCCCACCCGGGTCAAGGTGCTGTGGGCGTTATTGCAGGGCGAGACTTCGGTGGCCTGTCTGGCCGAGCTGGCTCAGGTTGCGCCCACGATCGTCAGCCAGCACCTGGCGAAATTGCGACTGGCCGGCCTGGTGAAAACCCGACGCGAAGGCACCTTCGTCTATTACTCCCCGGCCGATCAGGACATTCTGCGGGTGCTCAGCCAGGCCCTGACGGGTGCCGGTGCCACCGAGATCCAAAACCAGCCCACTTCTGGCGCCTAA
- a CDS encoding heavy metal translocating P-type ATPase, with protein sequence MPHQAWSGPAALSEVRWALVATGFFALGLFAQLAGLPGWLYWGLYLTCYGSGGWQPGLAGLQALRNRILDVDLLMVVAALAAAGIGQVFDGALLIVIFATSGALEAVATRRTEDSVRGLLGLTPETATRVDEFDVERQVDTAQLAVDDVLLIRPGERIGGDGVVLEGASEVDQATITGESLPADKAPGDEVFAGTVNGTGTLRIRVVRPSADTVISRIATMVAEAGASKARTQLFIEKIEQRYSVLMVAATVALLLVPLLAGSDLRSSLLRAMTFMIVASPCALVLSTMPPLLASIANAGRHGVLVKSAVVLEKLADAGPVAFDKTGTLTKGAPRLAKVHSENGFSDIALLSLAASAENPSEHPLARAIVAAARAAGAAVRPATEFASAPGRGIRAQVGDHTVEVGSPALLRAYPVAERFEQAGYTAVIVVVDGAPAGVLALTDHPRDEARAAVAKLELLTGRTPLLMTGDNPRAAAQLAADVGITDVRAGLLPEDKVGVVRGLEADGARVLFVGDGVNDAPAMAAAHVAVAMGRSGSDLALETSDAVITRDDLAALPAVVALARRARRVVAANLVIAATFIVVLVTWDLLGHLPLPLGVAGHEGSTVLVGLNGLRLLRDRAWPVRGRS encoded by the coding sequence GTGCCGCATCAGGCATGGTCCGGTCCGGCGGCGCTCTCCGAAGTCCGGTGGGCGCTGGTCGCGACCGGGTTCTTCGCGCTGGGCCTGTTCGCCCAGCTCGCCGGCTTACCCGGCTGGCTGTATTGGGGGTTGTACCTGACCTGTTACGGGTCCGGCGGGTGGCAACCGGGTCTGGCCGGCCTGCAAGCGTTGCGGAACCGGATCTTGGACGTGGACCTGCTCATGGTGGTCGCGGCGCTCGCGGCCGCGGGTATCGGTCAGGTCTTCGACGGCGCACTGCTGATCGTCATCTTCGCCACCTCCGGCGCGCTGGAGGCCGTAGCAACCCGGCGCACCGAGGACTCGGTACGCGGCCTGCTCGGCCTCACCCCCGAAACCGCTACCCGGGTCGACGAATTCGATGTCGAGCGACAGGTGGACACCGCGCAATTGGCGGTCGACGATGTGCTGCTGATCCGCCCCGGTGAGCGCATCGGCGGTGACGGCGTGGTGCTCGAGGGCGCCAGCGAGGTCGATCAGGCCACCATCACCGGTGAGTCACTGCCGGCCGATAAGGCGCCCGGCGACGAGGTGTTCGCCGGCACCGTCAACGGCACCGGCACGCTGCGGATCCGGGTGGTTCGCCCGAGCGCCGACACCGTCATCAGCCGCATCGCCACGATGGTCGCCGAGGCCGGCGCGAGTAAGGCGCGAACTCAACTGTTCATCGAAAAAATCGAGCAACGCTATTCAGTGCTCATGGTGGCCGCGACCGTCGCCTTGTTGCTCGTTCCCCTGCTGGCGGGAAGCGATCTGCGATCATCGCTGCTGCGCGCGATGACGTTCATGATCGTGGCCTCACCCTGCGCGCTGGTGCTGTCCACCATGCCGCCGCTGCTGGCGTCGATCGCCAACGCCGGCCGCCATGGTGTCCTGGTCAAGTCGGCAGTGGTCCTGGAGAAACTTGCCGACGCCGGCCCCGTCGCGTTCGACAAGACCGGCACCCTCACCAAGGGAGCGCCGCGGCTGGCCAAAGTTCACTCGGAGAACGGATTCAGCGACATAGCGCTGCTGTCGCTGGCCGCGTCGGCGGAGAACCCTTCCGAGCATCCGCTGGCCCGCGCCATCGTCGCAGCCGCCCGTGCCGCGGGCGCAGCCGTACGGCCGGCCACGGAGTTCGCCTCCGCACCGGGACGGGGAATCCGCGCGCAGGTCGGCGACCATACGGTCGAGGTGGGCAGCCCGGCGCTGCTCCGCGCCTACCCTGTTGCCGAACGGTTCGAGCAGGCCGGATACACCGCGGTCATCGTGGTTGTCGACGGCGCCCCCGCCGGCGTGCTCGCGCTAACAGATCACCCGCGCGACGAGGCGCGCGCGGCCGTGGCGAAGCTCGAACTCCTCACCGGCAGAACACCTTTACTGATGACTGGGGACAACCCCCGGGCCGCCGCCCAGCTGGCCGCCGACGTAGGCATCACCGATGTTCGCGCCGGCCTGCTGCCCGAAGACAAAGTCGGCGTCGTGCGCGGCCTCGAGGCGGACGGCGCCAGGGTCCTGTTCGTCGGCGATGGTGTCAACGACGCGCCCGCGATGGCCGCCGCCCACGTTGCCGTCGCTATGGGCCGTTCCGGATCCGACCTTGCTCTGGAAACGTCCGACGCGGTGATCACCCGCGACGACCTGGCGGCGCTACCGGCCGTCGTCGCGCTGGCCCGGCGGGCCCGGCGCGTGGTCGCCGCCAACCTGGTCATCGCCGCGACCTTCATCGTCGTGCTGGTCACCTGGGACCTGCTGGGACACCTTCCGTTGCCTCTGGGCGTGGCCGGGCACGAAGGGTCGACGGTCCTCGTCGGCCTCAACGGCCTACGACTGCTGCGCGATCGCGCCTGGCCGGTGCGCGGTCGGTCTTGA
- a CDS encoding DUF427 domain-containing protein: MSTEPDFPQMAAARGRIEPAPRRVRGYLGAELLFDTTAARYVWEFPYYPAYYIPLADVRGEFLSDENHPQRVQLGPSRLYSVVGAGQKHPSAARVFDADSDSPVAGLVRFEWDPLRWFEEDEQIYGHPRNPYARVDALRSHRHVRVELDGVLLADTHSPVLLFETGLPTRYYIDPTDVAFEHLEPTTTQSLCPYKGVTSGYWSVRVGETLHPDLAWTYHYPLPAVAPIAGLVAFYNEKLDLNVDGVALPRPRTQFS, translated from the coding sequence ATGAGCACCGAACCCGATTTCCCGCAAATGGCTGCCGCGCGAGGGCGGATCGAGCCCGCCCCGCGCCGGGTGCGCGGTTACCTCGGCGCGGAACTGCTATTCGACACCACCGCGGCCCGTTACGTGTGGGAATTCCCTTATTACCCAGCGTATTACATCCCACTGGCCGACGTTCGCGGCGAATTTCTGAGCGACGAGAACCATCCGCAGCGGGTGCAACTTGGCCCGTCGCGGCTGTACTCGGTGGTGGGCGCGGGACAGAAGCACCCCTCGGCCGCGCGGGTGTTCGACGCCGACAGCGACAGCCCCGTCGCGGGTTTGGTGCGATTCGAGTGGGATCCGCTGCGCTGGTTCGAGGAGGACGAGCAGATCTACGGCCACCCCCGCAATCCGTACGCGCGGGTCGATGCGCTGCGTTCGCACCGGCATGTCCGGGTGGAGCTGGACGGCGTCCTGCTCGCCGACACCCACTCGCCGGTGCTGCTCTTCGAAACCGGCTTGCCCACCAGGTATTACATCGATCCAACCGATGTCGCGTTCGAGCACCTGGAACCCACGACGACCCAGTCGCTGTGCCCGTACAAGGGGGTGACGTCGGGTTACTGGTCGGTGCGGGTGGGCGAGACGCTGCATCCGGATCTGGCGTGGACCTACCACTACCCGCTGCCGGCGGTGGCTCCGATCGCCGGGCTGGTGGCTTTCTACAACGAGAAGCTCGACCTCAACGTCGACGGCGTCGCCCTGCCGCGGCCGCGGACGCAGTTCAGCTGA
- a CDS encoding DUF6295 family protein, whose protein sequence is MCTYLTEHVQIDGSGKGATGWFGASRATVYVDHPVHAQYGHTVNIDVINPELGPSARVALELTEESALALADAIRAAIAHAPSGLASRDQS, encoded by the coding sequence ATGTGCACTTATCTCACCGAACACGTTCAGATCGACGGCAGCGGTAAAGGCGCGACGGGATGGTTCGGGGCCAGCCGCGCAACGGTGTACGTCGATCACCCCGTGCACGCGCAGTATGGGCACACCGTCAACATCGACGTCATCAATCCGGAGTTGGGGCCGTCCGCGCGGGTGGCGCTGGAACTCACCGAGGAGAGCGCACTGGCTCTGGCCGACGCGATCCGCGCGGCCATCGCGCACGCGCCGTCGGGCCTGGCCTCCCGGGACCAGTCATGA
- a CDS encoding YncE family protein: MSFESKGSDQEILEFGASPVATQIPVHKGPISDVAVSSDGNRLLVTNYGSDTVSVIDIGSCRVVDTVGGLAEPFAIAAGGAERAYVSTVSPAYDAIQVIDLATNTVVASHQVALSVSDLAVSADGKHVYISRNGTRGADIAALDTATGRIQVVDIATAAGTVTESLQVSPDGGRLYVGVNGPAGGQVVVVDTGLNSDEPAGRGRWRRKSSKSTKPGSKAAAQPASPSVIATIEIGLPVRDVAISPNGALVYVASSGPEAAVIDIVDTRTNKITGTRKIAEVTGLITRLTLSGDGDRAYLVSDDSVTMLCTLTQDVLDTVDMASQPSCVAESPDGGFLYIADYSGAVTVVPVAVNAATRIEQAALESKRSVDLFVPDLLQYDAALV; the protein is encoded by the coding sequence GTGAGCTTCGAAAGCAAGGGGAGCGACCAGGAGATCCTCGAGTTCGGGGCGAGCCCGGTTGCCACCCAGATCCCGGTGCACAAGGGCCCCATCAGTGACGTCGCGGTCAGCAGCGACGGCAACCGGTTGCTCGTGACCAACTACGGCAGCGACACCGTCTCGGTGATCGACATCGGCTCCTGCCGGGTGGTGGACACGGTCGGCGGGCTCGCCGAACCGTTCGCGATCGCCGCGGGTGGCGCCGAGCGTGCCTACGTGAGCACCGTGTCCCCGGCTTACGACGCGATCCAGGTCATCGACCTGGCCACCAACACCGTCGTCGCGTCGCACCAGGTTGCGCTCAGTGTGAGCGACCTGGCCGTGAGCGCCGACGGCAAGCACGTCTACATCAGCCGCAACGGCACCCGCGGTGCCGACATCGCGGCCCTGGACACCGCCACCGGGCGGATTCAGGTCGTCGACATCGCCACGGCTGCCGGCACCGTGACCGAATCCTTGCAGGTCAGCCCCGATGGGGGCCGGTTGTACGTCGGCGTCAACGGACCCGCTGGGGGCCAGGTGGTCGTCGTCGACACCGGCCTGAACTCCGACGAGCCCGCCGGACGTGGGCGGTGGCGCCGCAAGAGCTCCAAGAGCACCAAGCCTGGCTCCAAGGCGGCGGCGCAGCCCGCGAGCCCTTCGGTGATCGCCACCATCGAGATCGGCCTGCCCGTCCGCGATGTGGCCATCAGCCCCAACGGTGCGCTGGTCTACGTCGCCAGCAGTGGTCCCGAGGCCGCCGTCATCGACATCGTCGACACACGCACCAACAAGATCACCGGGACTCGCAAGATCGCGGAGGTCACCGGCCTGATCACGCGCCTCACTCTCAGCGGTGACGGCGACCGCGCATATCTGGTGAGCGACGACAGCGTGACCATGCTGTGCACGCTCACCCAGGACGTCCTCGACACCGTCGATATGGCGAGCCAGCCGTCCTGCGTGGCCGAAAGCCCCGACGGCGGGTTCCTGTACATCGCCGACTATTCCGGTGCCGTCACCGTGGTACCGGTCGCGGTGAACGCCGCGACGCGAATCGAGCAGGCCGCGCTGGAAAGCAAGCGTTCGGTGGACCTGTTCGTGCCCGACTTGCTGCAGTACGACGCGGCGCTCGTCTGA
- a CDS encoding SHOCT domain-containing protein, producing the protein MFWRYLKAQLWVLLCGGVVGPIFLGVYLSVGEPGVPAWMWWAGLLITVAGVLLALALTARAMRLDAGQEALERNGVLALADITGIAETGVSIGDQPVVKVSLHIAAPEFAAFDSEVRVTASVVRFSNITSRKLVVLVDPVTREHQIDWERSSLVNGLVPAHFTLPGPGQSSDRTYDLSGQAEPLMEIFGILRSHGIPLSQMVDARANPAAGQQLQAVVRRAATVEEPRPSVAERLQELERLRDGGAVTDAEYTALRSQILSEL; encoded by the coding sequence ATGTTCTGGCGATATCTCAAGGCTCAGCTCTGGGTTCTGTTGTGCGGCGGGGTGGTCGGGCCGATCTTCTTGGGCGTCTACCTGTCGGTCGGCGAACCGGGCGTCCCGGCCTGGATGTGGTGGGCGGGCCTCCTGATCACGGTCGCGGGCGTGCTTCTCGCATTGGCGCTGACCGCCCGCGCCATGCGGCTGGACGCGGGACAAGAGGCGCTCGAGCGGAACGGGGTGCTGGCCCTGGCCGACATCACCGGCATCGCCGAGACCGGTGTCAGCATCGGCGACCAGCCCGTCGTCAAGGTGTCACTACACATCGCGGCGCCTGAATTCGCGGCCTTCGACTCCGAGGTCCGGGTCACCGCCAGCGTGGTGCGGTTCTCCAACATCACCTCCCGCAAGCTTGTCGTCCTGGTGGACCCGGTTACCAGAGAGCATCAAATCGACTGGGAGCGAAGCAGTCTGGTCAACGGACTGGTGCCGGCTCACTTCACGCTGCCGGGCCCCGGCCAGTCGTCGGACCGGACCTACGACCTGTCGGGACAAGCCGAGCCGCTGATGGAGATCTTCGGCATCCTGCGGTCTCACGGCATCCCGCTGAGTCAGATGGTCGACGCCCGCGCCAACCCGGCTGCGGGCCAACAGCTTCAGGCTGTAGTGCGGCGCGCCGCGACGGTGGAAGAGCCCAGGCCGTCGGTAGCCGAGAGACTTCAGGAGCTCGAAAGGCTGCGCGACGGCGGGGCAGTCACCGACGCGGAGTACACCGCCCTGCGCAGCCAGATCCTGTCGGAGCTCTAG